The Pelagovum sp. HNIBRBA483 sequence ACCACGGATAATACATTCGAGTCGCGGAACCAAGCCGGAAAAGCCGAAATGCAGGTGTTAGCAACATTTAGACGGATGGGCGCGCCGCATTGGCTCGGGCTATACGCGGTTGTCCTCGCGGCCTGGGCTGCGCTTTTTGCCATGCAGACCCCGGTTGAATTAAGAAATTTGGCTGATCTATACGGCGCGGATTTCTGGCGTGAGCTATGTACTGTGGAGGCCGGGTGGGCCGGTCTGCCCATCACTATTTTGATGTGGCTGCTGATGTCCGCAGCGATGATGGCCCCGACGGCAATTCCCGCGCTCGTCACTTGGGATGATCTGGTGATTTCTGGTGCTGCGCGCGGTTTTGGGGCGCTATTGTTCGGGTATTTGGCCGTTTGGGGTGGCTTCTCCGTTGTTGCTAGCATTTTGCAGGTCGTGCTGGCAGAATTCCAGCTGCTCGACGGCTTTGGAAAAAGCACGAATGATCTGGTCACCGCGAGCCTGCTTTTGATCGCTGGAGCTTACCAGTTTTCGGCGCTGAAAGAAGCCTGCCTGAGCAAGTGCCGCAAACCGCTTACCTTCTTTATGCAGTATTGGAATGAAGGTCCGTTGCGTATGGGGCTACGCCTCGGCGCTGTGTGCCTCGGATGCTGCTGGGCGCTGATGGTGCTTGCCTTCGTCGGAGGCACGATGAACCTCCTGTGGATGGGCG is a genomic window containing:
- a CDS encoding DUF2182 domain-containing protein, translating into MQVLATFRRMGAPHWLGLYAVVLAAWAALFAMQTPVELRNLADLYGADFWRELCTVEAGWAGLPITILMWLLMSAAMMAPTAIPALVTWDDLVISGAARGFGALLFGYLAVWGGFSVVASILQVVLAEFQLLDGFGKSTNDLVTASLLLIAGAYQFSALKEACLSKCRKPLTFFMQYWNEGPLRMGLRLGAVCLGCCWALMVLAFVGGTMNLLWMGGAMILMFLEKMPDIGRYLTRPVGLALIGAAGLVLVF